Proteins from one Panicum virgatum strain AP13 chromosome 7K, P.virgatum_v5, whole genome shotgun sequence genomic window:
- the LOC120640303 gene encoding SH3 domain-containing protein C23A1.17-like produces the protein MATAVAAASRPTGACNDAASAAAVTAVSTTSGLRAAAEKEHLVQRWARDKKAHGAGRAVRGEFRLNAPGIAPLHKIVPTPSTADTCAGSGVGGQLPPAAGAAALNAPHQPAVRAPYLKVLLTPAKPRQTPTRRPTPVVSTTGCFRCLASDHLVRDCRDPVRCRNCRGCGHRFSSCPMPVAHVLTPLPRRHPTVPISASRGTVTTEPFSPRYTTAPPPPTPASDLHPPVAFDPINLIASSSTEAPNLELNAERAAPLSALAAGATYLRRERTLGSPSFRDIHVPALLFHVAASLAAVRITAAAPPTTSALPPTPPPADASPTITSPLAPVPCTFPTPEPAGDLPPNPPPSPVAARAPGVRLGRCARVSGCKPKRTSSRLAAKAAASYVSIPDMAMQRAALKNSLQSCSAALKEHVEKKGILNRSKIPIPVADLRKLVSAAGLGCAAASAVGAVPRTAK, from the coding sequence ATGGCCACGGCGGTGGCTGCGGCGTCACGTCCCACCGGAGCTTGCAACGACGCCGCGTCTGCGGCTGCAGTTACTGCGGTCTCAACCACCTCTGGCCTGCGTGCTGCTGCCGAGAAAGAACATTTAGTGCAGCGCTGGGCTCGAGACAAAAAGGCGCATGGCGCTGGGCGAGCTGTGAGAGGAGAGTTCCGCTTGAATGCTCCTGGGATTGCCCCACTGCACAAGATCGTGCCCACCCCCTCCACTGCTGACACCTGCGCTgggagcggcgtgggcggccagCTGCCTCCCGCGGCGGGAGCTGCCGCCCTCAATGCTCCACACCAACCTGCCGTCCGAGCGCCTTATCTCAAAGTGCTCCTCACCCCGGCCAAACCTCGCCAAACCCCAACGCGCCGCCCCACTCCCGTTGTCTCTACCACTGGTTGCTTCCGCTGCCTCGCGAGCGACCACCTGGTGAGAGACTGTCGTGATCCTGTGCGTTGCCGCAACTGCCGCGGTTGCGGCCACCGCTTCAGCTCGTGTCCCATGCCGGTCGCCCACGTGCTCACCCCCTTGCCTCGCCGCCACCCGACCGTCCCGATCTCTGCCTCGCGTGGGACCGTGACTACCGAGCCGTTCTCCCCCCGCTACACcacggcgccgcccccgcccacgCCTGCCTCCGACCTCCACCCCCCAGTGGCTTTCGACCCGATCAACCTCATCGCCTCCTCGAGCACGGAGGCTCCAAACCTCGAGCTGAACGCGGAGCGCGCAGCACCCTTGTCGGCCCTGGCTGCCGGCGCGACCTACCTGCGCAGGGAGCGCACGCTGGGGAGCCCCTCCTTCAGGGACATCCACGTCCCTGCACTGCTCTTTCACGTAGCCGCGTCGCTTGCCGCCGTGCGAATCACCGCAGCAGCGCCACCCACCACCTCTGCACTGCCACCCACCCCACCACCCGCAGACGCCTCCCCCACCATCACCTCCCCGCTTGCACCAGTGCCTTGCACTTTCCCCACCCCTGAGCCTGCCGGGGATCTCCCACCCAACCCACCTCCTTCCCCGGTGGCGGCCCGCGCCCCCGGTGTGCGCCTTGGCCGGTGCGCGCGTGTCTCGGGCTGCAAGCCCAAGCGTACGAGCTCCCGCCTGGCAGCAAAAGCGGCTGCATCCTATGTGAGTATCCCGGACATGGCCATGCAGCGCGCCGCCCTCAAGAACTCCCTACAGTCGTGCTCTGCTGCTCTCAAGGAGCACGTGGAGAAGAAGGGCATCCTCAACCGCAGTAAGATCCCCATCCCCGTAGCTGACCTGCGCAAACTGGTGAGCGCCGCGGGTCTGGGGTGTGCCGCGGCGAGCGCCGTCGGCGCGGTGCCTCGCACTGCGAAATGA
- the LOC120640304 gene encoding uncharacterized protein LOC120640304: protein RRAERIAMEDWRCRRHPPLPGGGVCPHCLRDRLLRLCPECTCARPCACSSSGASSPSSSLSPGAGRARSSLAERVRRVARSRSVVAAHGCGAADDRGRSRSGVWGWVSFRKPPQPLTPDAAAGCKDVEQEYDDAVALARSRSVSAEPAPAEPKAAGPPRAGGWGRLIPGRIKALRSRKFRGDWRDSAR from the coding sequence cgccgcgcgGAGCGGATCGCGATGGAGGACTGGCGCTGCCGGCGGCACccgcccctgccgggcggcggcgtgtgCCCGCACTGCCTCCGCGACCGCCTCCTGCGCCTCTGCCCCGAGTGCACGTGCGCGCGGCCCtgcgcctgctcctcctccggcgcgtCCTCCCCGTCGTCCTCCTTGTcccccggcgccggccgggCCCGCAGCAGCCTCGCCGAGCGGGTGCGCCGGGtcgcgcgctcgcgctccgtcgtcgccgcgcacggctgcggcgccgccgacgaccgGGGGCGGTCCAGGTCCGGGGTCTGGGGCTGGGTGTCGTTCCGGaagccgccgcagccgctgacgccggacgccgccgcggggtGCAAGGACGTGGAGCAGGAGTACGACGACGCGGTGGCGCTGGCGCGGTCGAGGTCGGTGTCGGCGGAGCCCGCGCCAGCGGAGCCGAAGGCGGCGGGGCCGCCCAGGGCCGGGGGGTGGGGCAGGCTCATCCCCGGGAGGATCAAGGCGCTGCGGAGCCGGAAGTTCCGCGGCGATTGGCGGGACAGCGCGAGGTGA